The Paramisgurnus dabryanus chromosome 3, PD_genome_1.1, whole genome shotgun sequence genome includes a window with the following:
- the LOC135744956 gene encoding immunoglobulin lambda-1 light chain-like encodes MSSLNSNSFTNTDKMTIIFINLFTLLSCVSSAKVVTQKPSVLIEDKGKSVTMDCNIGKDEGGYYVSWHKQLPNAAPQYVLRYYHGHSSPNEYGASFSSSRFTSKAPSNLDYQLIINNVDVRDSAVYYCQTWDSSANEGVFGQGTKLIVTDSGVSPPVVKILPPSSEDVSSSKVTLVCLINDMSVGFADVSWFVNGNSVTDGVLTGSAEQQPNEKFKLSSYLTIERSEWEKDKDITCKVTAAGKITNTKIKKSQCN; translated from the exons ATGTCTTCACTAAACTCAAACAGCTTCACAAACACAGACAAGATGACGATAATATTCATCAATCTCTTCACTCTTCTCTCAT GTGTCAGTTCAGCTAAAGTTGTCACACAAAAACCGTCAGTACTGATAGAAGATAAAGGAAAATCTGTGACTATGGACTGTAATATAGGAAAGGATGAGGGGGGCTATTATGTTTCTTGGCATAAACAGCTTCCAAATGCAGCTCCTCAGTATGTGTTGAGATACTATCATGGTCATAGCTCTCCTAACGAGTATGGTGCCAGTTTTTCATCCAGCCGTTTCACATCTAAAGCTCCGTCAAATCTTGACTATCAGCTGATCATCAATAATGTAGATGTGAGAGATTCAGCTGTGTATTACTGTCAGACATGGGACAGCTCTGCTAATGAGGGCGTAT TCGGACAAGGAACAAAACTCATTGTGACCG ATTCAGGTGTTTCTCCTCCTGTTGTGAAGATTTTGCCTCCATCCAGTGAAGATGTGAGCTCCAGTAAAGTGACTCTGGTGTGTTTGATCAATGACATGTCTGTGGGATTTGCTGATGTGAGTTGGTTTGTGAATGGAAACTCAGTTACTGATGGCGTCTTGACCGGATCTGCTGAACAGCAGCCGAATGAGAAATTCAAGTTGAGCAGTTATTTAACCATTGAGAGATCAGAGTGGGAGAAAGACAAAGATATCACATGTAAAGTGACTGCTGCTGGAAAGATCACAAACACAAAGATCAAGAAATCTCAATGCaattaa
- the LOC141281942 gene encoding uncharacterized protein, protein MVGSEVEISTLALVVPDFNPEKQSQVLIGTNTLDSLYAECSDLNLLEHHSPRYGYSAVLKTLELRHKQYANGCLGLVRLQSKEPVVIPAQQTVALCGRTNVDCLPAKECVLLEPPTTFSLPGGVFLPSGVIQLPSFPSQKLTIQLQNELNRDVVLQPNAVVAEVHAIETIIPQECGVGSVPTCQNRSNAGITFNFGDSPLSQEWRDKISKKLSEMSDVFAQHDLDFGRTSKVKHHIKLSDETPFKQRARPIHPHDLAAVRRHLQGLKESGVIRESESPFASPIVVVRKKNGDVRLCVDYRKLNLQTVKDSYALPNLEESFSALTGSRWFSVLDLKSGYYQIEMEESDKYKTAFSCPLGFWEFNRMPQGITNAPSTFQ, encoded by the coding sequence ATGGTCGGATCTGAGGTTGAAATTTCCACACTTGCTCTAGTTGTTCCTGATTTCAACCCTGAAAAACAGTCTCAAGTCCTGATCGGTACAAACACTCTTGATTCTTTGTATGCTGAATGTTCTGACTTGAATCTTCTTGAACACCATTCTCCACGATATGGATACAGTGCTGTGCTTAAAACTCTGGAGTTACGGCATAAACAGTATGCCAATGGATGTCTTGGACTTGTGAGACTACAAAGCAAGGAACCCGTAGTCATTCCAGCACAGCAGACAGTTGCTCTCTGTGGAAGAACAAATGTGGATTGCTTACCTGCTAAAGAATGTGTTCTTCTGGAGCCCCCAACAACTTTCTCTCTTCCTGGGGGTGTCTTTCTCCCCAGTGGTGTAATTCAATTACCATCGTTTCCATCCCAAAAGTTGACCATCCAGCTACAGAATGAGTTGAATCGGGATGTAGTACTGCAGCCAAATGCCGTGGTGGCCGAAGTGCACGCCATTGAAACTATCATCCCTCAAGAATGTGGGGTGGGATCCGTACCCACTTGTCAGAATCGTTCTAATGCAGGGATTACCTTTAACTTTGGGGACTCCCCATTGTCCCAAGAGTGGAGGGATAAAATCAGTAAGAAGCTCAGTGAGATGTCAGATGTTTTTGCACAACATGACCTTGATTTTGGTCGAACATCTAAAGTCAAGCATCACATCAAGCTTTCTGATGAAACCCCCTTTAAGCAACGGGCACGTCCTATTCACCCTCATGATCTGGCTGCAGTCAGACGGCACTTGCAAGGCTTAAAAGAGTCAGGAGTTATCCGAGAATCTGAGTCTCCTTTCGCGTCCCCAATCGTAGTCGTACGTAAGAAGAATGGTGATGTAAGACTATGTGTGGATTACAGGAAACTGAATTTACAAACTGTGAAAGATTCCTATGCTTTGCCGAATCTCGAAGAGTCTTTTTCAGCCTTAACAGGTTCCCGGTGGTTCTCTGTCCTGGACTTGAAGTCTGGCTATTACCAGATAGAAATGGAGGAGTCTGACAAGTACAAAACTGCTTTCTCTTGTCCCTTAGGATTTTGGGAATTTAAtcgcatgcctcaaggaataaCCAATGCACCAAGTACATTCCAATGA